The sequence TCCAGACCTTTTTAATTGATCACACAAGCTGTCTAAATCATGTAGTAGCAATCGTTTCATTAACCGGCTTAAAAAAAACGAATGATTCTCCTTATTCATCGCATACATTTACATTGTCAGACCTCTGTTGCCAATTAAAATATAATCAATCGAACATTTTACCCTTGTTTCTTTATGAAAATCTTGGCAGAATTAAAAAAGTAACACTTTGATATATAGGGAGGGATGAATATGGGAGAACAGCCTTTGCCAAAATCGTCCACTGGCTTGGATCCTAAGGTAGCTGGATTGTTATGCTATCTCGGTGTCTTTATTACGGGGATTATCTTTTTTATCATTGAAAAGGAAAGCCGGTACGTCAAGTTTCATGCGATGCAATCGATAGTTGTCTTTGGTGCGCTGACCGTTCTAAGCTTTATTCCGCTTGTCGGGTTTATCGTTTACTTTGTTCAGCTCGTTGCTTGGATCGCGCTCATGGTCTTAGCTTATCAAGGCAACTGGACGAAAGTACCTTTTGCTGGTGACATCGCTGAAAAGCAATCTGCTAGCTTCTAATAACGCTAAAACCTCCTTTTCGTGAGGTTTCAGAGTGTAGGCAAAGTCTTTCCAGGCT is a genomic window of Litoribacterium kuwaitense containing:
- a CDS encoding DUF4870 domain-containing protein — its product is MGEQPLPKSSTGLDPKVAGLLCYLGVFITGIIFFIIEKESRYVKFHAMQSIVVFGALTVLSFIPLVGFIVYFVQLVAWIALMVLAYQGNWTKVPFAGDIAEKQSASF